Proteins from one Malaya genurostris strain Urasoe2022 chromosome 2, Malgen_1.1, whole genome shotgun sequence genomic window:
- the LOC131428824 gene encoding uncharacterized protein LOC131428824 produces MQRTPVKTSEEESIFIGFEDVPYSDTNSTTAKIKSLKRQRDQAMKKIMRIYESINVQHSIELCNLKVYAAKLQSAYCEYLKYHSDIVAIVPDDELEAQEIEYINFENYFDHTSAAVEARILQQPISQTAPPAQVVIHQQPLKAPIPTFDGEYTKWPKFKAMFQDEMAQSRDSDAIKLYHLDKALVGAAAGVLDAKTIHEGNYAQAWAILTERYENQRVIVETHIQGLLSLKRMNSESYRELRFLLDECINHVESLEYLNQKLTGVSELMIVYLLTAALDKATRKHWEQTLKPGELPQYRPTITFLKSQCQVLERCETACAQSSTKSAPKQQILIPMTKINNRSLTVTTNTENVNEKCDFCDASHRNYQCNILNTLSSAEKLEKVRSAGICYNCLRKGHRCNACPSPKVCQKCQKRHHTQLHDDTTNHKQESRIIIATTEPETMDLEQTTSSLENVMTNCYLNNIHAPKTVLLLTAVVLTTDRDKQVHQCRALLDSGSQANFITESMANTVGMERKCANVPISGINNVKSLAREKVEVYLQSRCSDFRATVECLVTPKVTGMIPTTNIDVTSWVIPDGIQLADPSFFKSNKIDILLGAELFFSLMKPGYIRIDDDHPELRNSHLGWLVTGAYRPTRNEEVVQYSHVASLDSVEQMIRHFWEIEEVPKAATTSPEEQRCEDNFALSHSRDNNGRFVVRLPLKENVNQLDSCRNLAMRRFFMLENRLQRNPELKVQYIDFIREYQQLGHCREVNVADDDANIKPYYLPHHAVLRPGSSSTKCRVVFDASAKSAPTHLSFNDVWLIGPVIQSDIVSIMLRFRQHPIVFSADIMKMYRQINMHPDDTHKQRIYWREHPNDPLKTLELMTVTYGTATIDEAIEAQHQLHLMLARGGFPIHKWCSNSPEVLAHIPKEERETLKPFTDHHVNNVIKVLGLLWEPSSDELLIAECAKAPTNRDPPATKRLIYSEIKIPRQVTFQGAVGYELHAFADASHVAYGACVYIQSIMNNGSVKSRLLISKSKVAPLRALTIPRKELCAALLLVRLVSKVLPALTINMQRVVLYSDSEIVLAWLKKHPYQLQTFVCNRVSEIQANSDGFSWKYIRSQHNPADIVSRGMLPCELMASELFWTGGTCINSPVVSFGVVNEVLDENLPELKANIAATPALIEEQLEIFETCSSFRRLQRIIAWVLRFLSNARKSKENRITIRHLSVQELRRSTIVIVRVIQHIELQDEIQRMKTNTPCKRIGALNPIYNYDDVLRVGGRLKHSNLSDKSKHQLILPNANPVTHRLIREMHHEHLHVGPAGLLSAIRQQLLRARPTIRQVTRSCTNPTGVSQLMGDLPKQRVTPAPVFNITGVDYAGPILVKQGTHRPKVVKAYIAVFVCMATKAVHLELVSDLTCDAFLAALQRFAHPNSAAVKSTKTHLKRVIGINTLTFEEMTTIRCEIEAVLNSRPLFAISGDPTDPEVISPAHFLIGRSMTAVPEPTYQDIKFSRLSRWQHLQLLREQFWRAWSRHYLSSLQPRKKNWNTTSNVRTGMIVLLQDKNRPPLQWKLGRITNVYPGPDNLVRVVDSFSEGKTFSRSISKLSVLSIEENQGQGDQQ; encoded by the exons ATGCAACGTACGCCGGTTAAAACGTCCGAGGAAGAATCAATATTCATTGGTTTCGAAGACGTTCCTTACAGCGACACCAACTCCACAACTGCGAAAATTAAATCCCTCAAACGCCAGAGAGACCAAGCGATGAAAAAGATCATGCGCATCTACGAAAGTATCAACGTACAGCATTCGATCGAGCTATGCAATTTGAAAGTTTACGCAGCAAAGTTGCAGTCGGCGTACTGCGAGTACTTGAAATATCATAGTGATATTGTTGCTATAGTTCCGGATGATGAACTGGAAGCGCAAGAAATCGAGTACATCAATTTCGAGAACTATTTTGATCACACATCCGCCGCAGTTGAAGCTCGGATATTGCAACAACCGATCAGTCAGACGGCTCCACCAGCGCAGGTCGTCATACACCAGCAGCCACTAAAAGCACCGATCCCGACGTTCGATGGTGAATACACAAAGTGGCCGAAATTCAAAGCCATGTTTCAGGATGAGATGGCACAATCTCGCGATTCGGATGCGATCAAACTCTACCACTTGGACAAGGCCTTGGTCGGAGCGGCAGCAGGAGTACTTGATGCGAAGACGATACATGAAGGCAACTACGCACAAGCATGGGCCATTCTAACAGAACGCTACGAAAACCAACGTGTAATAGTTGAGACACACATCCAAGGACTTCTTTCACTCAAaagaatgaattccgaatcttaCAGAGAACTACGATTCCTGCTCGACGAATGTATAAACCATGTCGAGAGCCTCGAGTACTTGAACCAGAAACTAACTGGTGTTTCCGAATTGATGATTGTCTACTTGTTGACTGCAGCTCTAGACAAAGCGACCCGTAAGCATTGGGAACAGACTCTAAAACCAGGAGAATTGCCACAATACCGCCCTACGATTACCTTCCTGAAGTCCCAATGTCAAGTGCTAGAGAGATGCGAGACTGCTTGCGCGCAGTCATCAACGAAATCAGCACCGAAGCAACAGATCTTGATCCCGATGACTAAGATTAATAATCGATCACTCACAGTGACAACGAACACCGAAAACGTCAACGAGAAATGTGATTTTTGTGACGCGTCTCATCGAAACTATCAGTGTAATATACTCAACACATTGTCAAGCGCTGAAAAGTTAGAAAAGGTGCGCTCGGCAGGTATATGCTACAATTGTCTCCGAAAGGGTCATCGCTGTAATGCCTGTCCTTCACCGAAGGTCTGTCAGAAATGTCAGAAACGACACCACACCCAACTGCATGACGACACTACGAACCACAAGCAGGAGTCTAGAATCATAATCGCAACGACTGAACCGGAAACTATGGATCTAGAACAAACAACGTCATCGTTAGAGAACGTAATGACAAACTGCTACTTGAATAACATTCACGCTCCGAAAACAGTACTACTTCTTACTGCGGTGGTTCTGACTACCGATCGAGACAAACAAGTTCACCAGTGTCGAGCCCTTCTAGATAGTGGATCTCAAGCGAACTTCATAACCGAGAGCATGGCAAATACTGTTGGCATGGAGAGGAAATGTGCTAATGTTCCAATTTCTGGCATTAACAATGTCAAAAGTCTAGCACGAGAAAAAGTGGAAGTCTACTTGCAATCTCGATGCAGTGATTTCCGCGCGACAGTGGAATGCTTGGTGACTCCCAAGGTCACTGGAATGATCCCGACAACAAACATCGATGTCACCAGTTGGGTTATCCCAGATGGTATCCAACTAGCTGATCCgtctttttttaaatcaaacaaaatCGATATACTGCTTGGTGCAGAATTGTTCTTTTCTTTAATGAAACCAGGGTACATTCGAATTGATGACGACCATCCTGAGCTACGAAACTCGCACCTAGGATGGTTAGTTACTGGTGCTTACCGGCCAACACGGAACGAAGAAGTAGTTCAATATTCCCATGTCGCATCTCTTGATTCTGTCGAACAGATGATTCGTCACTTCTGGGAAATTGAGGAAGTTCCAAAGGCTGCAACCACTTCACCCGAAGAACAACGATGTGAAGATAATTTCGCATTATCCCACTCTCGAGACAACAACGGACGATTTGTAGTTCGATTACCGCTCAAAGAGAACGTCAACCAGTTGGACAGTTGCCGAAATCTAGCAATGCGACGGTTTTTCATGCTAGAAAATCGGTTGCAGCGCAACCCTGAACTAAAAGTGCAATACATTGACTTTATTCGAGAGTATCAGCAACTTGGTCATTGCCGAGAGGTGAATGTGGCCGATGATGACGCGAACATCAAGCCATACTACTTGCCACATCACGCGGTACTTCGCCCAGGAAGCTCGTCGACAAAATGTCGGGTTGTCTTCGACGCCAGTGCTAAATCGGCTCCAACGCATTTGTCGTTCAACGATGTTTGGCTAATAGGCCCAGTAATTCAAAGTGACATCGTTTCTATCATGCTACGCTTTCGACAACACCCTATTGTTTTCTCTGCGGATATAATGAAGATGTACCGTCAGATTAATATGCATCCCGATGACACACACAAGCAGCGAATATATTGGCGAGAGCATCCGAATGATCCACTGAAAACTCTGGAGCTAATGACCGTCACCTACG GAACTGCTACAATTGACGAAGCCATCGAAGCACAGCACCAACTGCACTTGATGTTGGCTCGTGGTGGGTTTCCAATTCACAAATGGTGTTCTAATTCTCCCGAGGTACTTGCGCACATCCCAAAGGAAGAAAGAGAAACGTTGAAACCGTTCACTGATCACCATGTCAACAATGTTATTAAGGTTCTCGGTCTACTGTGGGAGCCAAGCTCCGATGAACTTTTAATTGCCGAATGCGCAAAGGCGCCAACTAATCGCGACCCACCAGCTACGAAACGACTAATTTATTCTGAA ATAAAAATCCCTAGACAAGTAACATTTCAAGGTGCTGTTGGTTACGAActgcacgcatttgctgatgccTCACACGTGGCATACGGAGCCTGCGTTTACATCCAGAGCATAATGAATAACGGAAGTGTCAAATCCAGACTGCTTATtagcaaatcaaaggtagcACCCCTCCGAGCGCTTACCATTCCACGCAAGGAATTGTGCGCAGCTTTGTTACTTGTCCGACTAGTCTCCAAGGTACTGCCTGCCCTTACGATCAACATGCAAAGGGTAGTCCTATATTCCGACAGTGAAATTGTTTTGGCGTGGCTGAAAAAACATCCTTATCAACTACAAACATTCGTATGCAAtcgtgtaagtgagattcaagcCAACTCTGATGGATTCTCATGGAAGTACATTCGCTCTCAACACAACCCAGCGGACATTGTTTCTCGTGGAATGCTGCCATGCGAACTTATGGCTAGTGAGCTATTCTGGACTGGTGGAACGTGTATCAACTCACCAGTCGTTAGTTTTGGGGTGGTGAATGAAGTGCTCGACGAAAATTTACCGGAATTGAAGGCCAATATAGCAGCAACACCAGCGCTAATCGAAGAACAGCTGGAAATATTTGAAACCTGCAGTTCTTTCCGACGGCTTCAACGAATAATCGCGTGGGTTCTGCGGTTCTTGAGCAACGCGCGCAAGTCAAAGGAAAATCGCATCACTATCAGGCATCTCAGTGTGCAAGAACTTCGACGGTCAACGATAGTCATCGTACGCGTTATTCAGCATATAGAACTGCAAGACGAAATCCAGCGAATGAAAACGAATACTCCTTGCAAACGAATTGGAGCCCTCAATCCAATTTACAACTATGATGACGTGTTGAGGGTCGGTGGGCGACTCAAACATTCTAACTTGTCCGACAAATCGAAGCATCAGCTGATTCTTCCGAATGCAAATCCGGTCACACATCGTCTGATTCGGGAAATGCATCACGAACATCTGCACGTTGGTCCAGCTGGCCTTCTTTCTGCAATCAGGCAGCAATTACTACGCGCTAGACCAACAATTCGACAGGTAACTAGGTCATGCACGAATCCAACGGGTGTTTCCCAGCTTATGGGTGATCTTCCGAAACAACGTGTAACACCGGCTCCCGTATTTAACATTACTGGTGTGGACTATGCCGGTCCGATACTTGTGAAACAAGGAACTCATCGACCTAAGGTTGTCAAAGCATACATAGCGGTTTTTGTTTGCATGGCAACAAAGGCTGTACACTTGGAGCTGGTGTCCGATTTAACCTGCGATGCATTTCTCGCTGCCTTGCAACGCTTC GCTCACCCGAATTCGGCGGCCGTCAAGAGCACCAAGACGCACCTGAAACGAGTGATTGGAATTAATACGTTAACCTTTGAAGAAATGACGACTATTCGATGCGAAATTGAAGCTGTTCTCAACTCAAGGCCACTTTTCGCTATATCCGGAGATCCAACTGATCCAGAGGTTATTTCTCCAGCACACTTTCTAATTGGTCGTTCAATGACTGCAGTACCCGAACCAACCTATCAGGACATCAAATTCAGTCGGCTCAGTCGCTGGCAACATCTCCAACTGCTTCGCGAACAATTTTGGAGGGCTTGGTCCCGTCATTACTTGAGCAGTTTGCAACCAAGGAAAAAGAACTGGAACACTACATCCAACGTTCGAACTGGGATGATCGTACTACTGCAAGACAAGAACCGACCACCTCTGCAATGGAAGCTGGGTCGTATCACCAACGTCTATCCTGGTCCCGACAATCTGGTTCGTGTTGTGGACTCTTTCAGCGAAGGCAAAACTTTCTCCCGTTCGATTTCGAAACTGTCAGTTTTGTCAATTGAAGAAAACCAAGGCCAAGGTGATCAACAATAA